In Bradyrhizobium sp. CCBAU 051011, the following are encoded in one genomic region:
- a CDS encoding DUF1192 domain-containing protein → MAIEDDDKPRKKITHEIGQDLSLLSVEELTDRIALMNSEIARLQEAVTKKRASKDAANNFFKS, encoded by the coding sequence ATGGCGATCGAGGATGACGACAAGCCGCGGAAAAAAATCACCCACGAGATCGGTCAGGATCTTTCGCTGCTATCGGTAGAGGAATTGACCGATCGCATCGCGCTGATGAATTCGGAGATCGCGCGGCTGCAAGAGGCCGTCACCAAGAAGCGCGCGTCGAAGGATGCAGCGAACAACTTCTTCAAGTCGTAG
- a CDS encoding cyclopropane-fatty-acyl-phospholipid synthase family protein: protein MSFVSTIMVTAERVPLPDAIIRAAIQRLCSRTATRLATGNAESDAWLADEMAARAITEYVDGADAQRYEVPAAFFAHVLGPNRKYSCCFYKEAASTLQEAEEEALRQTVEHADLADGQSILELGCSWGALSLWMARQFPHSQVTAVSNSDAQREYIEGEAAKRGLSNLRVITSNVNLFAPEARYDRILAIEMFECMMNWRELMVRLRAWLKPDGRFFLHIFTHRSGAYLFDRADGEDWIAQHFFTGGVMPSHHLIRQYADVFGVEKEWRWSGVHYQRTAHDWLANFDSRRDELERVLRKVYGGESALWMRRWRWFLLATAGLFGYADGSEWGVSHYRMNAAD from the coding sequence ATGAGCTTCGTCTCCACCATCATGGTTACCGCCGAGCGGGTGCCGCTGCCTGATGCCATTATCCGGGCCGCGATCCAGCGGCTGTGCTCACGCACCGCCACCAGGCTCGCCACCGGAAATGCGGAAAGCGACGCCTGGCTGGCCGACGAAATGGCGGCGCGTGCGATCACCGAATACGTCGACGGGGCCGACGCCCAGCGTTACGAGGTGCCGGCTGCGTTCTTCGCCCATGTGCTCGGCCCTAACCGGAAATATTCCTGCTGCTTCTACAAGGAGGCGGCGTCGACATTACAGGAAGCCGAGGAAGAGGCGTTGCGCCAGACGGTGGAGCATGCCGATCTCGCCGATGGGCAGTCGATCCTCGAACTAGGCTGCAGCTGGGGGGCGCTGTCGCTGTGGATGGCGCGGCAGTTCCCGCATTCCCAGGTTACGGCGGTTTCCAACTCGGATGCGCAGCGCGAATATATCGAGGGCGAAGCCGCAAAGCGCGGCCTGTCCAATCTGCGCGTCATCACTTCGAACGTGAACCTGTTTGCGCCGGAAGCGCGGTATGACCGCATCCTCGCGATCGAGATGTTCGAGTGCATGATGAACTGGCGCGAATTGATGGTCCGGCTGCGCGCATGGCTGAAGCCCGACGGCCGCTTCTTCCTGCACATCTTCACCCACCGCTCCGGCGCCTATCTGTTCGATCGCGCCGACGGCGAGGACTGGATCGCGCAGCATTTCTTTACCGGCGGCGTGATGCCGAGCCATCATCTGATCCGGCAATATGCAGACGTCTTCGGGGTCGAGAAGGAATGGCGCTGGAGCGGCGTGCATTATCAGCGCACCGCGCACGATTGGCTGGCAAACTTCGATTCCCGTCGCGACGAGCTCGAGCGCGTGCTTCGCAAGGTCTATGGCGGCGAGTCCGCGCTATGGATGCGGCGCTGGCGCTGGTTCCTGCTCGCCACAGCGGGCCTGTTCGGCTACGCCGACGGCAGCGAGTGGGGCGTCAGCCATTATCGGATGAACGCGGCCGATTAG
- a CDS encoding efflux RND transporter periplasmic adaptor subunit has protein sequence MSGLRTQSACIVLMLTAMAPLLAGCKEPTAVAAPVPVAEPEVGTFTVRPQSRAIIRELPGRIAPTRVSEVRARVSGIVVERLFQQGTEVKAGDPLYRIDPKPFEVELQASEAALDKAVAALDLAAQHAKRIATLTSQRAAPEAENEKAVAAQRQAEAEVGSRRAEVARAKLNLDYATIRAPISGVVGAALVSEGALVVQNETTSLATIQQLDPIYADFTQSVSEMNKLRRALESGDLDRIAPDVAKVRLVLDDGTVYPIAGKLLFSDAKVDAYTGQVTLRGQFPNPNRELLPGMYVRVLIEQGIDSDAIAVPQQAIQRDAGGGSEVFVVKDDGRVATQAVRTGPAQDGVWLISEGLKEGDRVVVDGFQKFVPGDKVKAKSWIDADASVGAVSGSLATHTSR, from the coding sequence ATGTCCGGACTTCGAACGCAATCGGCATGCATCGTTTTGATGTTGACTGCGATGGCGCCGCTATTGGCTGGCTGTAAGGAGCCGACCGCCGTCGCGGCCCCGGTACCTGTCGCTGAGCCTGAAGTGGGAACCTTTACCGTGCGCCCGCAGTCGCGGGCTATCATCCGCGAATTGCCTGGACGGATCGCGCCGACCCGCGTTTCCGAAGTGCGTGCGCGCGTCTCGGGCATCGTCGTCGAGCGGCTGTTCCAGCAGGGCACCGAGGTCAAGGCCGGCGATCCGCTCTATCGCATCGATCCCAAGCCGTTCGAAGTCGAATTGCAGGCGAGCGAGGCGGCGCTCGACAAGGCTGTGGCAGCGCTCGACCTCGCCGCACAGCACGCGAAGCGAATTGCCACGCTGACGAGCCAGCGCGCTGCGCCCGAGGCCGAGAATGAGAAGGCCGTCGCGGCCCAGCGTCAGGCGGAGGCCGAGGTCGGCAGCCGCCGGGCCGAAGTCGCGCGTGCCAAGCTCAATCTCGACTATGCGACGATCCGCGCGCCGATCAGCGGTGTCGTCGGCGCGGCACTGGTGAGCGAAGGCGCGCTGGTGGTGCAGAACGAGACCACCAGTCTCGCCACGATCCAGCAACTCGATCCGATCTACGCCGACTTCACCCAATCAGTCTCGGAGATGAACAAGCTGCGCCGCGCGCTCGAAAGCGGCGATCTCGACCGCATCGCGCCCGACGTGGCCAAGGTCCGCCTCGTGCTCGACGACGGAACCGTTTATCCGATCGCCGGCAAACTGCTGTTTTCCGACGCCAAGGTGGATGCCTATACCGGGCAGGTCACGCTGCGCGGACAGTTCCCGAATCCAAATCGCGAATTGCTGCCGGGCATGTATGTCCGCGTGCTGATCGAGCAGGGTATCGATTCCGACGCCATCGCCGTGCCGCAACAGGCGATCCAGCGCGATGCCGGCGGCGGCAGCGAAGTCTTCGTGGTCAAGGATGACGGCCGCGTGGCGACGCAGGCGGTCCGCACCGGCCCGGCACAGGACGGCGTCTGGCTGATCAGCGAGGGCCTGAAGGAGGGAGACCGCGTCGTCGTCGACGGGTTCCAGAAGTTCGTGCCAGGCGACAAGGTCAAGGCGAAGTCGTGGATCGATGCGGATGCCTCGGTTGGTGCGGTATCGGGCTCACTGGCGACGCACACGTCGCGTTGA
- the rpmE gene encoding 50S ribosomal protein L31 — MKAEIHPNYHTITVVMTDGTEYQTRSTWGKEGDKLNLDIDPKSHPAWTGGSQQILDRGGRVSRFQKKFSGFLKKD; from the coding sequence ATGAAAGCCGAAATTCACCCGAATTATCATACGATTACGGTCGTGATGACCGACGGGACCGAGTACCAGACCCGCTCCACCTGGGGCAAGGAAGGCGACAAGCTGAACCTCGATATCGACCCCAAGTCGCACCCGGCCTGGACCGGCGGATCCCAGCAGATCCTCGACCGCGGCGGCCGAGTGTCGCGCTTCCAGAAGAAGTTTTCGGGTTTTCTGAAGAAGGATTGA
- a CDS encoding flagellar motor protein MotA: MPSGHSSRSEMEIELSKLSSPRIFLVRMLVFLVLCTLITIVLYKQIIAAFFANPGLNALIGGVLLIGIILSFRQVIRLYPEVAWVNNFRIADPGLAIDRRPKLLAPMAAILGGERSGRMTISQQTMRHLLDSIATRLDEARDISRYMTGLLVFLGLLGTFWGLIETVGSVGKVIEGLKVGGDSGALFDTLKDGLAAPLGGMGISFSSSLFGLAGSLILGFLDLQSSQAQNRFYTDLEDWLASTVREYGDGSGMGGEIQHAMERIRAVVEESGGSRSTTAAMANLAEAIQGLVAHMRTEQQMIREWADGQGEQNREIKKLLERIAKQPEKS, translated from the coding sequence ATGCCCTCAGGCCACTCCTCCCGCTCCGAAATGGAGATCGAACTGAGCAAACTGTCCTCGCCCCGGATCTTTTTGGTGCGGATGCTGGTGTTCCTGGTGCTGTGCACGCTGATCACGATCGTGCTCTACAAGCAGATCATCGCGGCGTTCTTTGCCAATCCTGGCCTCAACGCCCTGATCGGCGGGGTGCTCCTGATCGGCATCATCCTGTCGTTCCGGCAGGTCATCCGGCTCTATCCGGAAGTAGCCTGGGTCAACAATTTCCGCATCGCCGACCCCGGCCTCGCGATCGACCGGCGTCCGAAGCTTCTGGCGCCGATGGCGGCGATCCTTGGCGGCGAGCGCTCGGGGCGGATGACGATTTCGCAGCAGACCATGCGGCACCTGCTGGATTCGATCGCGACGCGGCTGGACGAAGCCCGCGACATCTCCCGCTACATGACGGGCTTGCTGGTGTTTCTCGGCCTGCTCGGCACCTTCTGGGGCCTGATCGAAACCGTCGGCTCCGTCGGCAAGGTGATCGAAGGCTTGAAGGTCGGCGGCGATTCCGGCGCCCTGTTCGATACCCTGAAGGACGGGCTGGCGGCGCCGCTCGGCGGCATGGGCATCTCGTTCTCGTCCTCGCTGTTCGGCCTTGCCGGCTCCCTGATCCTCGGCTTTCTCGACCTGCAGTCGAGCCAGGCGCAGAACCGCTTCTATACCGACCTCGAGGACTGGCTCGCCTCCACCGTGCGCGAATATGGCGATGGGTCCGGTATGGGCGGTGAAATACAGCATGCGATGGAGCGCATCCGCGCGGTGGTGGAAGAAAGCGGCGGCAGCCGCAGCACCACGGCGGCGATGGCCAATCTCGCGGAAGCCATTCAGGGTCTGGTCGCGCATATGCGCACCGAGCAGCAGATGATCCGCGAATGGGCCGACGGCCAGGGCGAGCAGAACCGCGAGATCAAGAAGCTGTTGGAGCGGATCGCCAAGCAGCCCGAGAAGAGCTGA
- a CDS encoding peptidoglycan -binding protein produces MALARARRNESGFNYWPGFVDALSTLVLSIVFLLSVFLVVQFFLSQEVTGKDKALEQLNAKIAQLNDLLSLEKLGKIALDDQVSQLRAGLAAAEGERDRVKGLYEGLAGAGGDAQGRASELNKALESEKTVSSRALAQIEVLNQQISALRRQLAALEEALEASEKRDKESQGRIADLGQRLNVALAQRVQELSRYRSEFFGRLRAILGNRPDIRIVGDRFVFQSEVFFDTGQALLLPEGRAELDKLATALIDLDKQIPTEIGWVLRVDGHTDMRPINSPLFKSNWELSSARAISVVQYLVSLGVPAQRLVAAGFAEFQPLDSAPNEDAYKRNRRIELKLTER; encoded by the coding sequence ATGGCCCTCGCCCGTGCCCGCCGCAATGAATCCGGTTTCAACTACTGGCCGGGATTCGTCGACGCGCTGTCGACGCTGGTGCTGTCGATCGTGTTCCTGCTGTCGGTGTTCCTGGTGGTGCAGTTCTTCCTGTCGCAGGAAGTCACCGGCAAGGACAAGGCGCTGGAGCAGCTCAACGCCAAGATCGCGCAGCTCAACGACCTCTTGTCGCTGGAAAAGCTCGGCAAGATCGCGCTCGATGACCAGGTCTCGCAACTGCGCGCCGGCCTTGCCGCCGCGGAAGGCGAACGCGACCGCGTCAAGGGACTTTACGAGGGGCTGGCCGGCGCCGGCGGCGACGCCCAGGGCCGCGCCAGCGAGCTCAACAAGGCGCTCGAATCCGAAAAAACCGTCTCCTCGCGCGCACTCGCTCAGATCGAGGTGTTGAACCAGCAGATCAGCGCGCTGCGCCGCCAGCTCGCCGCGCTCGAGGAAGCATTGGAAGCCTCCGAGAAGCGCGACAAGGAATCGCAAGGACGGATCGCCGATCTCGGCCAGCGGCTGAACGTCGCGCTGGCGCAGCGCGTGCAGGAATTGTCGCGCTACCGTTCGGAATTCTTCGGCCGCCTGCGCGCCATCCTGGGCAATCGCCCCGACATCCGCATCGTCGGCGACCGTTTTGTCTTTCAGTCGGAAGTATTCTTTGACACCGGTCAGGCATTGCTGCTGCCCGAGGGCCGTGCCGAGCTGGATAAACTTGCGACGGCGCTGATCGATCTGGACAAGCAGATTCCGACTGAAATCGGCTGGGTGCTGCGGGTCGACGGCCACACCGACATGCGGCCGATCAATTCGCCGCTGTTCAAGTCGAACTGGGAATTGTCGTCGGCCCGCGCCATCTCCGTGGTGCAATATCTGGTCTCGCTCGGCGTGCCCGCGCAGCGGTTGGTCGCCGCCGGTTTCGCCGAATTCCAGCCGCTGGATTCGGCCCCCAACGAGGACGCCTACAAGCGCAATCGCCGCATCGAGCTGAAGCTGACGGAACGGTAG
- a CDS encoding multidrug efflux RND transporter permease subunit — protein MPSFFIDRPIFAWVVALFICLVGAISIPLLAVAQYPIIAPPSISISTSYPGASPENLYNSVTRLIEEELNGASGILNFESTSDSLGQVEIIANFVPGTETGAASVEVQNRLKRVEARLPRAVIQQGILVEEASSAVLQIITLNSTDGSLDEIGLGDFMIRNVLGEIRRIPGVGRATLYSTERSLRIWVDPAKLVGYGLTADDVNKAITAQNAQVASGSVGAEPSTPEQKISALVLVKGQLSSPDEFGAITLRANPDGSTVRLRDVARIEIGGLSYQFNTRLNGKPTAGLSVLLSPTGNALATASAVEAKMKELSKFFPANIGYEIPYNITPVVKASINKVLMTLIEAVVLVFIVMFLFLQNIRYTIIPTIVVPVALLGTCAMLMAAGYSINMLTMFGMVLAVGILVDDAIVVVENVERIMAEEGLPPKEATRKAMSQITSAIIGITLVLMAVFVPMAFFPGSVGIIYRQFSVTMVSAIAFSALMALSLTPALCATLLKPVEAGHGHARTGVFGWFNRVLESSRGGYTRTVKGSLKRTGRLMLIYAVLLIGLGWAFVRLPGGFLPVDDQGFITTDVQTPSDSSYARTEAAVEQVEKYLRERAGVEDVTFLTGFSFLGQGMNTAQAFITLKDWSERGKRDSAAAIVADINRDLLSIRDAKISALQPPPIDNLGNSSGFSFRLQDRGQKGYPALVAAADRLIAEANASRVLQKVYVEGLPPAPQVNLMIDREKAGAFGVTFEDINQTISTNLGSNYINDFPNRGRMQRVIVQADRASRMNADDILNYNVKNSRGQLVPFSAFATVQWSKGPTQIAGFNYYPAVRISGEAKPGFTSGDALAEMERLAGKLPRGFGFEWTGQSLQEKLSGSQAPFLLGLSVLVVFLLLAALYESWTIPLAVLLTVPLGICGAVIAATMRGLPNDVYFTVGLITIIGLAAKDAILIIEFAKDLRAQGKPLIEATIEACSLRFRPILMTGLAFVCGVLPMAIATGAGGASQQALGTSVMGGMIAVVILALLMVPVFFVSVQRVLAGDREKVEEGAVAEPYGPPAPVKS, from the coding sequence ATGCCTAGCTTCTTCATTGACAGGCCAATCTTCGCCTGGGTCGTTGCGCTTTTCATCTGTCTGGTTGGCGCGATCTCGATTCCGCTGCTGGCGGTAGCGCAATATCCGATCATCGCGCCGCCCTCGATCTCGATCTCGACCAGCTATCCCGGCGCGTCGCCTGAAAACCTCTACAATAGCGTCACCCGCCTGATCGAGGAGGAGCTCAATGGCGCCTCCGGCATTCTCAATTTCGAATCCACCTCCGACTCGCTGGGGCAGGTCGAAATCATCGCCAACTTCGTGCCCGGCACGGAGACCGGCGCCGCCTCGGTCGAAGTGCAGAACCGTCTCAAGCGCGTCGAGGCGCGGCTGCCGCGCGCGGTGATCCAGCAGGGCATCCTGGTCGAGGAAGCTTCCTCCGCCGTGCTGCAGATCATCACGCTGAACTCGACTGACGGTTCGCTCGACGAAATCGGCCTCGGCGATTTCATGATCCGCAACGTGCTCGGCGAGATCAGGCGCATTCCCGGCGTCGGCCGCGCCACGCTCTATTCCACCGAACGTTCGCTGCGGATCTGGGTCGATCCCGCCAAACTCGTTGGCTACGGCCTCACCGCCGACGACGTCAACAAGGCGATCACCGCGCAGAACGCCCAGGTCGCCTCCGGCAGCGTCGGCGCCGAGCCGAGCACGCCGGAACAGAAGATTTCCGCCCTGGTGCTGGTCAAGGGCCAGCTTTCGTCGCCCGATGAATTCGGCGCGATCACGCTGCGCGCCAATCCGGACGGATCGACGGTGCGGCTGCGCGACGTCGCGCGCATCGAGATCGGCGGGCTCAGCTACCAGTTCAACACGCGGCTCAACGGCAAGCCGACCGCGGGCCTCTCGGTGCTGCTGTCGCCGACCGGCAATGCGCTCGCCACCGCCAGCGCCGTCGAAGCCAAGATGAAGGAACTGTCGAAGTTCTTTCCGGCCAATATCGGCTACGAAATCCCCTACAACATCACGCCCGTCGTCAAGGCCTCGATCAACAAGGTGCTGATGACGCTGATCGAAGCGGTGGTGCTGGTCTTCATCGTGATGTTCCTGTTCCTGCAGAACATCCGCTACACCATCATCCCGACCATCGTCGTGCCGGTGGCGCTGCTCGGCACCTGTGCAATGCTAATGGCAGCCGGCTATTCCATCAACATGCTGACCATGTTCGGCATGGTGCTGGCGGTCGGCATCCTCGTCGACGACGCCATCGTCGTGGTCGAGAACGTCGAGCGCATCATGGCGGAGGAGGGCCTGCCGCCGAAGGAGGCCACCCGCAAGGCGATGTCGCAGATCACGAGCGCCATCATCGGCATCACGCTGGTGCTGATGGCCGTGTTCGTGCCGATGGCGTTCTTTCCGGGGTCGGTCGGCATCATCTACCGCCAGTTCTCGGTCACCATGGTTTCGGCGATCGCCTTCTCGGCGCTGATGGCGCTGTCGCTGACGCCGGCTTTGTGCGCGACACTCTTGAAACCGGTCGAAGCCGGCCACGGCCATGCGCGCACGGGCGTGTTCGGCTGGTTCAACCGCGTGCTGGAGAGCAGCCGCGGCGGCTATACGCGTACCGTGAAGGGTTCGCTGAAGCGCACCGGGCGCCTGATGCTGATTTACGCCGTGCTGCTGATCGGGCTCGGCTGGGCCTTCGTCCGGCTGCCCGGCGGCTTCCTGCCCGTCGACGACCAGGGCTTTATCACCACCGACGTGCAGACGCCGTCGGACTCCTCCTATGCCCGCACCGAGGCGGCGGTCGAGCAGGTCGAAAAATACCTGCGCGAGCGCGCTGGCGTCGAGGACGTCACCTTCCTCACCGGCTTCAGTTTCCTCGGCCAGGGCATGAACACCGCGCAGGCCTTCATCACGCTGAAGGACTGGTCGGAACGGGGCAAAAGGGATTCCGCTGCCGCCATCGTCGCCGACATCAACCGCGATCTCTTGTCGATCCGCGACGCCAAGATTTCGGCGTTGCAGCCGCCGCCGATCGACAATCTCGGCAATTCCTCGGGCTTCTCGTTCCGCCTGCAGGACCGCGGGCAGAAGGGCTATCCGGCGCTGGTCGCCGCCGCCGATCGCCTGATCGCCGAAGCCAATGCCAGCCGGGTGCTGCAGAAGGTCTATGTCGAGGGTCTGCCGCCGGCGCCGCAGGTCAATCTGATGATTGACCGCGAAAAGGCCGGCGCGTTCGGCGTCACTTTCGAGGACATCAACCAGACCATCTCGACCAATCTCGGCTCGAACTACATCAACGACTTCCCGAACCGTGGGCGCATGCAGCGCGTCATCGTGCAGGCCGACCGCGCCAGCCGCATGAACGCCGACGACATTCTCAATTACAACGTCAAGAACAGCCGCGGCCAGTTGGTGCCGTTCTCAGCCTTCGCCACCGTGCAGTGGTCGAAGGGGCCGACCCAGATCGCGGGCTTCAACTATTATCCCGCCGTGCGCATCTCCGGCGAAGCCAAGCCCGGCTTCACGTCCGGCGACGCCCTCGCGGAGATGGAGCGGCTCGCGGGCAAGCTGCCGCGCGGCTTCGGTTTCGAATGGACTGGGCAATCATTGCAGGAAAAGCTGTCGGGCTCGCAGGCGCCGTTCCTGCTTGGCCTGTCGGTGCTGGTGGTGTTCCTGCTGCTCGCCGCCCTTTACGAAAGCTGGACCATTCCGCTCGCCGTGCTGCTGACGGTGCCGCTCGGCATCTGCGGCGCGGTGATTGCAGCCACGATGCGCGGCCTGCCGAACGACGTCTATTTCACCGTCGGCCTGATCACCATCATTGGCCTCGCGGCCAAGGACGCCATCCTCATTATCGAATTCGCCAAGGATCTGCGCGCGCAGGGCAAGCCGTTGATCGAGGCGACAATCGAAGCCTGTTCGCTACGCTTCCGCCCGATCCTGATGACCGGCCTCGCCTTCGTCTGCGGCGTCTTGCCGATGGCGATCGCCACCGGCGCCGGCGGCGCCAGCCAGCAGGCGCTCGGCACCAGCGTCATGGGCGGCATGATCGCGGTGGTGATCCTGGCGCTATTGATGGTGCCGGTGTTCTTCGTCAGCGTGCAGCGCGTGCTCGCGGGGGATCGGGAGAAGGTGGAGGAGGGGGCCGTGGCCGAGCCGTATGGACCGCCGGCGCCGGTGAAGTCATAG
- a CDS encoding DUF1465 family protein, producing the protein MADRSQSEPALVLFSERLTNSAAFGTLFREGMDLVEETAAYLDGEGRTDAKALERSVSLTYATESMRLTTRLMQLASWLLLHRAVKEGEMTLTQANREKTKVKLTAADPGPEDMIAKLPQPLQDLIARSMSLQARVRRLDTTIHAPSAERAPIGNPLVPQLNRLKAAFEQ; encoded by the coding sequence ATGGCGGATCGTTCGCAAAGCGAACCCGCGCTCGTGTTGTTCAGCGAGCGGCTGACAAATTCGGCGGCTTTCGGAACTCTGTTCCGGGAAGGCATGGATCTGGTCGAGGAAACCGCCGCCTATCTCGACGGCGAGGGCCGCACCGACGCCAAGGCGCTCGAACGTTCCGTCAGCCTTACTTACGCAACCGAGAGCATGCGCCTCACCACCCGCCTGATGCAGCTCGCGTCCTGGCTGCTGCTGCATCGCGCGGTCAAGGAAGGCGAGATGACGCTGACCCAGGCCAACCGCGAAAAGACCAAGGTCAAGCTCACGGCCGCCGATCCCGGACCCGAGGACATGATCGCAAAGCTGCCGCAGCCATTGCAGGATCTGATTGCACGCTCGATGAGCCTGCAGGCGCGGGTCCGCCGCCTCGACACCACGATCCACGCGCCATCGGCCGAACGTGCGCCGATCGGCAATCCGCTGGTGCCGCAGCTCAACCGCCTGAAGGCGGCGTTCGAGCAGTAA
- a CDS encoding ABC transporter ATP-binding protein/permease: protein MSAAEQLEDVKTAPPQRDALLEEEAFIEAQLTQSPAKTSAKLRPLLALAPYVARYRGRAALAFISLTIAAITTLVVPIAVRRMIDFGFSPEGIALINSYFSVMIAIVAVLAAASASRYYLVMTIGERIVADIRRDVFAHLVSLSPAFFDSARSGELVSRLTADTTQIKSAVGASVSIALRNMMLFIGAVAMMVITSPKLSGFVLLAIPLIVIPLVAFGRWVRRLSRNAQDTLADASAYASELVGAIRTVQAYTSERMATTRFGGEVEQAYEAARNSTRARAVLTLIIIFIVFSSVVAILWVGSHDVLTGQITPGRLGQFVLYAAFAATGLGQLSEVWGEVSAASGAAERLFEILRVKSQITAPPQPVALPVPARGDVGFENVSFAYPARPDVLAIDNVSLSVRAGEKVAIVGPSGAGKSTLFHLLLRFYDPARGTISLDGVPVKSADPVDVRSRIALVPQDSVVFAASARENIRFGRPDASDAEVERAADLAHATEFLRRLPGGFEAQLGERGVTLSGGQRQRIAIARAILRDAPLLLLDEATSALDAESETLVQTALEELMRHRTTLVIAHRLATVLSCDRIMVMDQGRIVEQGTHAELVAANGLYARLARLQFEGV, encoded by the coding sequence ATGAGCGCAGCGGAACAGCTTGAAGACGTCAAAACCGCGCCCCCACAGCGCGACGCCCTGCTCGAGGAAGAGGCCTTCATCGAGGCCCAGCTGACGCAGTCGCCGGCCAAGACGAGCGCCAAGCTCCGTCCGCTGCTGGCGCTGGCGCCTTACGTCGCGCGCTATCGCGGACGCGCGGCTCTCGCCTTCATCTCGCTGACGATTGCAGCGATCACCACGCTGGTGGTGCCGATCGCGGTTCGACGCATGATCGATTTCGGCTTCAGCCCCGAAGGCATCGCCCTGATCAACAGCTATTTCAGCGTCATGATCGCCATTGTCGCGGTGCTGGCTGCGGCAAGCGCGTCGCGCTACTACCTCGTCATGACAATCGGCGAGCGCATCGTCGCCGATATCAGGCGCGACGTGTTCGCGCATCTGGTCTCGCTGTCGCCGGCATTCTTTGATTCCGCGCGCTCGGGCGAACTCGTGTCGCGGCTGACGGCCGATACCACCCAGATCAAATCCGCGGTCGGCGCGTCGGTGTCGATCGCGCTGCGCAACATGATGCTGTTCATCGGCGCCGTCGCCATGATGGTGATCACGAGCCCGAAATTGTCGGGTTTCGTGCTGCTGGCGATCCCGCTGATCGTGATTCCGCTGGTTGCCTTCGGGCGCTGGGTGCGGCGGCTGTCGCGCAACGCCCAGGATACGCTGGCGGACGCCAGCGCCTACGCGTCCGAACTGGTCGGCGCGATCAGGACCGTGCAGGCCTATACCAGCGAGCGGATGGCGACGACCCGCTTCGGCGGCGAGGTCGAGCAGGCCTATGAGGCGGCGCGCAACTCGACGCGCGCGCGCGCGGTGCTGACGCTGATCATCATCTTCATCGTGTTCTCCAGCGTGGTCGCGATCCTCTGGGTCGGCTCGCATGACGTGCTGACCGGCCAGATCACGCCGGGCCGGCTCGGCCAGTTCGTGCTGTACGCGGCGTTTGCCGCTACCGGCCTCGGCCAACTCAGCGAAGTCTGGGGTGAAGTCTCGGCCGCCTCCGGCGCCGCCGAGCGGCTGTTCGAGATCCTGCGGGTCAAATCGCAGATCACGGCGCCGCCGCAGCCGGTCGCGCTGCCGGTGCCGGCGCGCGGCGATGTCGGATTCGAGAACGTCAGCTTCGCCTATCCGGCCCGGCCGGACGTGCTGGCGATCGACAACGTCTCGCTTTCGGTCAGGGCCGGCGAAAAGGTCGCGATCGTAGGTCCCTCGGGGGCGGGCAAGAGCACGCTGTTTCACCTGCTGCTGCGCTTCTACGATCCCGCGCGCGGCACGATTTCGCTCGATGGCGTGCCGGTCAAATCGGCCGATCCGGTCGACGTGCGCTCTCGGATTGCGCTGGTGCCGCAGGACTCGGTCGTGTTCGCGGCCAGCGCGCGCGAAAACATCCGCTTCGGCCGTCCGGATGCGAGCGATGCCGAAGTCGAGCGCGCCGCCGACCTCGCGCACGCCACCGAATTCCTGCGCCGCCTGCCCGGCGGCTTCGAGGCTCAGCTTGGCGAGCGCGGCGTGACGCTGTCCGGCGGCCAGCGCCAGCGCATCGCGATCGCCCGCGCCATCCTGCGCGACGCGCCGCTATTGCTGCTTGACGAGGCAACCTCCGCGCTCGATGCCGAAAGCGAAACGCTGGTGCAGACCGCGCTGGAAGAACTGATGCGCCATCGCACCACGCTCGTGATCGCCCATCGCCTCGCGACCGTCTTGTCCTGCGACCGCATCATGGTGATGGACCAGGGCCGGATCGTCGAACAGGGCACGCACGCCGAGCTGGTTGCAGCAAACGGACTTTACGCGCGATTGGCGCGGCTGCAATTCGAGGGCGTGTAG
- a CDS encoding GNAT family N-acetyltransferase, with translation MAADFTLRPYRVEDEDTAIELWRLTWQHAYPSIDFTARVPWWRERWRNELVANAQIVVAEQAQALIGFVTIDGRGYLDQLVISPDRWGSTLATALVDEAKRLSPNGVTLLVNKDNGRAIRFYERNGFQHAGEDVNPTSGRPVLKMAWRP, from the coding sequence GTGGCTGCAGATTTCACGCTTCGTCCCTATCGCGTCGAGGACGAAGACACAGCGATCGAATTGTGGCGGTTAACGTGGCAACACGCCTACCCTTCGATCGATTTCACCGCGCGCGTGCCGTGGTGGCGCGAGCGCTGGCGCAATGAACTGGTAGCGAACGCCCAGATCGTCGTCGCCGAACAGGCACAAGCCCTGATCGGTTTTGTGACCATCGACGGACGAGGTTATCTCGATCAGCTCGTAATCAGCCCTGATCGCTGGGGCTCGACGCTTGCGACGGCATTGGTCGATGAAGCCAAGCGGCTGTCGCCCAATGGCGTGACACTGCTGGTCAACAAGGACAACGGTCGGGCCATCCGCTTTTACGAGCGCAACGGCTTTCAACATGCCGGCGAGGACGTGAATCCGACGTCGGGAAGGCCAGTACTGAAAATGGCATGGCGACCGTGA